In the genome of Candidatus Caldatribacterium sp., one region contains:
- the nadC gene encoding carboxylating nicotinate-nucleotide diphosphorylase, whose protein sequence is MNGLTPWDLDTYLRQFLAEDIGPFDLTTQGLGELGEQIVRAHIVAKEPGVMAGGPFALRIFELLDAGAKGETHVPEGARFSPGTILLSVLAKARAILEGERVALNLLSRLCGVATRTRELVDLVADLPVRIADTRKTTPGLRFFEKYAVRCGGGVNHRMGLYDCVLLKDNHLVLCGSVKEAIARVRRAIPFTAKIVVECQSLEDVHEACEAGADVVLLDNMSLEDIRTAVRVVKRRALVEASGGIGPHNVRLVAEQGVDIISTGYMTHHATGIDMSLEIA, encoded by the coding sequence ATGAACGGCCTTACTCCGTGGGATCTCGATACGTATCTCCGGCAGTTCCTTGCCGAGGACATCGGCCCCTTTGACCTTACGACTCAGGGTCTTGGGGAACTTGGAGAGCAGATAGTTCGTGCCCATATCGTGGCCAAAGAACCGGGAGTCATGGCAGGTGGCCCCTTTGCCCTGCGGATTTTTGAGCTCCTTGATGCCGGAGCAAAGGGAGAGACGCACGTTCCTGAGGGGGCTCGATTTTCCCCGGGGACAATCCTTTTGAGTGTCCTTGCGAAGGCCAGGGCAATTCTCGAGGGGGAGCGGGTGGCTTTGAATCTTCTCTCCCGGCTCTGTGGGGTTGCGACCCGGACGCGGGAACTCGTTGACCTTGTTGCCGACCTTCCGGTTCGTATTGCCGATACCCGGAAGACGACTCCAGGGTTGCGCTTCTTTGAAAAGTACGCCGTCCGATGCGGTGGAGGTGTGAACCACCGGATGGGGCTTTATGATTGTGTTCTCCTTAAGGATAACCATCTTGTCCTCTGTGGCTCGGTGAAAGAGGCGATTGCTCGGGTGCGCCGAGCCATTCCTTTCACGGCGAAAATTGTTGTTGAGTGCCAGAGCCTTGAGGATGTCCATGAGGCCTGTGAGGCCGGAGCCGACGTGGTACTCCTTGACAACATGTCCCTTGAAGATATCAGAACTGCAGTGCGAGTGGTGAAGCGACGGGCTCTCGTTGAAGCTTCAGGAGGCATTGGTCCTCATAACGTGCGCCTTGTGGCTGAACAGGGTGTGGATATCATCTCCACCGGGTACATGACACACCATGCCACCGGAATCGATATGAGCCTTGAGATTGCATGA
- a CDS encoding FAD-binding protein: MVYDALVIGNGIAGSSLALFLAQKGKKVCLITKGTSLEETNTAQAQGGIVFRGEKDGTDLLARDILEASGKTASPRSARVLARLGPVLVQKFLIEELRVPFERKPDGTWDLFQEGAHSRRRILHVKDYTGRVIQRHLNEALRREENVTLLTGTFALELITSFQYAREAESRYGRPECFGAYVLKDGEIFPIFAHATVLATGGLNALFRHSSGGPWSTGDGFALALRAQVPLADMEHIQFHPTLLYDSSCAHSFLLSEALRGEGATICDDQGTPFLERFHPLGNLAPRDVVARAIFRLMKERNLSHVFLDLRPLGERLRFGFPEIFEELTRRGFNPLEEPVPVVPGAHFACGGVLTDTWGRTSVRRLYAVGEVACSGVHGANRLASTSLLEGLTFAFRAAQAIARFEVPLVPPSILPFPGCPGTLGDAKRYSELRQTIQEVMWEYAGIERKKEGLEKALAILLEVKREILYLRSSLGISLPLGELENMADVATCVVRAALRNSG, translated from the coding sequence ATGGTCTACGACGCCCTTGTCATCGGAAACGGCATTGCAGGAAGCTCCCTTGCCCTTTTCCTTGCCCAGAAAGGGAAAAAGGTCTGCCTCATTACCAAGGGTACTTCCCTTGAGGAGACGAATACCGCGCAGGCCCAGGGAGGCATTGTCTTCCGGGGAGAGAAGGACGGTACCGATCTCCTGGCGCGAGATATCCTTGAGGCTTCAGGAAAAACGGCTTCTCCAAGGAGCGCCCGAGTTCTTGCCCGCCTCGGACCGGTGCTCGTTCAGAAATTCCTCATCGAGGAACTCAGAGTTCCCTTTGAGCGAAAGCCTGACGGCACATGGGACCTCTTCCAAGAAGGAGCCCACTCAAGAAGGCGGATTCTCCACGTCAAGGACTACACAGGGAGAGTCATCCAGAGGCATCTCAACGAGGCGCTGCGCAGAGAGGAGAATGTTACTCTTTTGACCGGTACCTTTGCCTTAGAGCTCATCACCTCCTTTCAGTATGCTCGGGAAGCAGAAAGCCGCTATGGGAGACCCGAGTGCTTCGGCGCCTATGTTCTTAAGGATGGCGAGATTTTCCCTATTTTTGCCCATGCCACCGTTCTTGCCACAGGGGGGCTGAATGCGCTCTTTCGTCACTCCTCGGGAGGTCCCTGGTCCACGGGGGATGGGTTTGCCCTGGCGCTCCGCGCCCAGGTCCCCTTGGCCGATATGGAGCACATTCAGTTCCACCCCACCCTCCTTTACGATTCGTCTTGTGCCCATTCTTTCCTTCTTTCTGAGGCCCTGCGAGGGGAGGGGGCTACAATCTGCGATGATCAAGGGACACCCTTTCTTGAGCGTTTCCACCCCCTTGGGAATCTGGCACCAAGAGATGTCGTTGCTCGAGCGATATTCAGACTCATGAAGGAGCGAAACCTTTCTCACGTTTTCCTCGACCTCCGACCTTTAGGGGAAAGACTCCGCTTTGGCTTCCCCGAAATTTTCGAAGAGCTCACCCGGCGGGGTTTCAACCCCCTCGAGGAGCCTGTTCCTGTTGTTCCTGGAGCCCACTTTGCCTGTGGAGGTGTTCTCACCGATACCTGGGGGAGAACGAGTGTGCGCCGCCTCTACGCGGTGGGAGAAGTCGCCTGCAGTGGAGTGCATGGCGCGAATCGGTTGGCCTCAACGAGTCTCCTTGAAGGGCTCACCTTTGCCTTTCGGGCGGCGCAGGCTATAGCTCGCTTTGAGGTTCCTCTTGTGCCTCCTTCGATTCTCCCGTTCCCAGGGTGTCCTGGAACCCTGGGAGACGCTAAACGCTACTCGGAGCTTCGGCAGACTATCCAGGAGGTCATGTGGGAGTACGCAGGGATAGAGAGGAAGAAAGAAGGGCTTGAAAAGGCCCTCGCAATCCTTCTTGAGGTCAAAAGAGAAATCCTTTACCTTCGCAGTTCTCTGGGAATTTCCCTTCCTCTTGGGGAACTCGAGAATATGGCCGATGTAGCAACGTGTGTGGTTCGTGCCGCTCTCAGGAATTCCGGCTGA